The Hevea brasiliensis isolate MT/VB/25A 57/8 unplaced genomic scaffold, ASM3005281v1 Scaf66, whole genome shotgun sequence DNA segment TCATAGGTTTTTAAtcctatgatttttttttaaaataatcttacattttaatgctctaattgatagAATAACTTTCTATGGGGAttcttaaatattttttattattaacccTTGCAATAgtaattaaatttgattattagATAAAATTTATTGAGATTAATTATTGGATTAAGTGCAATAAATACGCTTGTCACTTTTCACTTtgttttaactcaaaatttttattactttttttaattaattttcaattgtTGTTAGTTTCATTTTTAGCTTAATTTtatcttattaattttaatttattttgatcatctagatattaataaaattaacacaaattttaataattaaagatAATAACTATGATAATAATATCCTACTCATTCTATATTACTTGTGCTATTTCCTAGGCTTGCAGACGTATATTAATGCACAACATCTTTTATCATCTCCACCTACCTCACTTTTCTCCTTCATTACTAACCCTTACATGTCAACTGCACTGCACTACCTTTAAGATTGCCGATGAACAGTTTTGACGTTGGGAAACACTCAtgaaaattttaggaaaatggGTGAGTTTAACCCGACATAATGGCATGCACTTGCGTCTAATGTTTGATTTAAGCAAAATTTTGCAAGAAAAAGGAAGATCTATAAAGAGAAACAAGGAAGTATCTTAGCATATGTTGGAAGTTGTATGATGTATATGCTATGAATGCTAACAATGGCCACTTGAACAACTCACATTTATGAGCCATTCTCAACTTCCATCTTCCTACTTCAAAGATCCACTACTCCAGCTAGGTCACTTTCAAGTTCCCTTTATAAAGATTCAAGTCAGAACAAACACTCTCACCCCCACACCACTGCAGGTACAAAAAAATGGATATCTACTCTAGAGAAGCAGTAGCCATGGTTTTGGCCTTAGCATTTGCATTATTGAATGGTGGGTTTGCACAAGATCCTCTTGTTCCTGCTATCATTACATTTGGGGACTCAGCTGTAGATGTTGGGAACAATGACTATCTCCCTACAATTTTCAAGGCCAATTACCCTCCATATGGAAGGGACTTTGTCAATCAAAAGCCTACAGGGAGGTTCTGCAATGGCAAATTAGCCACCGACATAACAGGTAGCTACAGTTCAATAATCAAGGGCTAGAATATCACGCTTCTGCTTTTATAATTTAAACTATATATGCATCAATGCACTAATGATTTATTTTCTGCAGCTGAAACTCTTGGATTTAAGACTTATCCTCCTGCATATCTTAGCCCAGATGCATCAGGGAAAAACCTTCTTATTGGAGCTAACTTTGCATCAGCTGCATCTGGTTACGATGAAAATGCTGCCAAGTTAAATGTGAAGTATATTTATCTTATTTatgtacaaaattaattaaatcttcaATATAAGGCTTAATTTCTCTAACAATATTCATGCATTGTGTTGCAGCATGCAATTCCATTGTCTCAACAGTTGCAGTTCTTCAATGAATACAAGAGTAAGCTGGCCCAGGTTGCAGGAAGTAACCAAACAGAATCAATCATTAAGGGTGCACTCTACTTATTGAGTGCAGGAAGTAGCGACTTCCTCCAGAACTACTATGTCAATCCTTTGATAAACAAAGTCTATACTCCTGATCAGTATGGCTCACTCCTTGTCAGTGCATTTACAAGCTTTGTTAAGGTATCTGCTAATTACGACCATCATTTCAAGATTTTCTGCTAGTTCTGTTCAGAACATGCAAAGTGAAATTTAGTAGCCAAAAAAAGGCTATGAATCTATTTGAGAAAGCTCTGTTTGCAAACAGGACTTGTATGGTTTTGGGGCTAGGAGACTTGGGGTAACTTCACTCCCACCATTGGGTTGCCTTCCTGCAGCTCGCACTTTATTTGGATTTCAAGAGAGTGGGTGTATCTCCAGGATCAACACTGATGCCCAGCAATTCAACAAGAAGATAAACTCAGCTGTTGCGAGTCTCCAAAAACAACTTCCTGATCTAAGGATTGTCGTCTTCGACATCTTCAAGCCACTCTATGACCTTGTTAAAACCCCTTCAGCTAATGGTAACATATTTAGGAACATTAAGAGAATGCAATTTGAGTTTTGGTTTGGATTATAGTAAGAGTCTTTTCTATTATGTTTGACAGGTTTTGTGGAAGCAAGAAGAGGGTGCTGTGGGACAGGGACAGTAGAGACAACATCGTTGTTGTGCAATCCAAAGTCCCCAGGAACTTGCCCCAATGCCACCCAGTATGTGTTTTGGGACAGTGTCCATCCATCTCAGGCAGCTAATCAGGTTCTTGCAGATGCGTTGATTGTTCAGGGATTTGCTCTCCTTTGACGcccatatataaaatttttatgtgtAACATTTCCCACTGGAGTGATATTGCATTTCTACTAGTGTCCTAATCAAAAACTGGTATTGAATTTCATGTAGCTGAAGAAACTTATTTCCTATTATGAGAAGTTCAATTGCAAATTTCTCTCAATTTTATTCTTAGTAAGATATCAAAGATGATATCAAAACATCATTTAGCAGAAAGAGTTGGAAAAGATGTggaagtttagatcattgatttTGTCTagctatggaaaaaaaaaaattctataataTGCGCACTATATTTATTTGGATCCATTATAGATCCAGTTTAAATAAGAATTTTCAGATTagatcagttttttttttttcttttcttacatgGCTAGGCGAGCTAAAATCAGTTtggtgttaaaaaaaatattacaaattcactttagaaaatgaaagaaaaattcgAGAAATTGATGTTCTTTTTATAATTTCGTTTGAGATTATAAATTTCTAGATTTTTGGATACATCAAAATCGATAActtctttttttataattttgttttcaaattaaaattatatatatatatatatatatatatagtttgagAAGGTTCGActtcaattttattataataaatccaTAATCTTGACCTTCAAAATTTTTTTGGATATAAAAAAATTGGAATAAAACTGTGTTAAAAGGTCGATAGAAACATAAAAGTCATGGGGGGAGGCATTGTCATAGAAACATAAAATCTCCATGTTCTAATGACAAAACTGATGCTGATCTGTCCTAGTAAAGATTTACAGATCTTCACCCAAAAAAATGGAATTATTGCACCAATTGGCAAATAAGCTCATTATAAACCAATATTGCAACAACTTTTAACAGGCACTGCGAAGTAGTTTTGAGAATGTTAGAAACTGGAAATGCCACCGTCACCTATTCTAGCCGATTCTAGTAGCTCAAGCAGCGAGCAGACTTGGGCAAAATTGCACCAATATCTGCACTATTCAACGCATTGGCCTCCTTTAGCACTTGTGCTGCCCTGTCAACTTGTAATACATTGGCCTCCAACAGCATTCCAGGCATATTCCCTGCACACTCAGGCTGCATACACGCACAGGGAGAGGATTAGAGGCAGTCGATTATGAAAGATACCACATCATATGCGCATGCTCAAACACATACACAGACAACGGTACAGTTAGATAGGTAGAGGTGTCCTCATAGATAGATCTTATGTTTCTAGAAAGAGAACTTCTAGGAGCCACAAACCTGAAGATTCTCAACAAAGGGGTGGAGACAATTCCCAACGTCTTTCTTGGAGTTTTCAGGAGATTTTGCTGCAGCAAAACACCTGGTAGCTTTTGATCCTCTGCAGGTACTTCCTGTACCTCCACCTTTCTTGTTCTGCCTTTTGCTATGGCCAAAATTTTGAATCCCAACATGCCCATAATTCAGATCTCGATCACGAAAATGTGAGATAGCACGTTTCACAGACTATAAAGCAAAATTTAACAGAAATCAGGGAAGAAATGAGCAAATAAAACTAGCAGCATAATGCAACACTAGGAAATGAATTGCAGATAAGATTTTGTTCTTTAAACCTCAATATGAAAAAAATAATCACAACTGTTGGCACTATGATGATTCTTCTTCtcaaaaactaaaataaaataaaacaagacACAGATATTAAAGGCACAGTAATGGAGACAATCTCCTTTTCTTTGAAAAAGCAAGCTAAGACGTACATGCTCTTGGCAGGACTCTACTGAGGGGTTCTGAGTGCTTTGGTGCATTTGTCCCAAAGGAATCTGATATTTTATAAGTACATAAGAATAACAACTGAAATAAACAGAGGTCTATTCATGAAAAGGCAGTTGCATAAAAGAGAATCCTTACATATGAGCAAAACTGTTGCTGGTAATTCTCAGCTCCCAAAGGATACTGGACTCCCATATTTGCACCAAAATTTTGGAATGAGATTGGATTCTGCAGGAAAGGGATTGGTGGATGGAAAGTAGACAAATTGTAATAAACTGGACCAATTGAAGGTGCAATGACATTGCAGTTAGAAGGATATGATGACAGAGATCGGCATGCAGCAAAATACTTCTCCAGCTCCGGGTGGCAAAATTTTTTGCAGTGAGCTACTGCCACATAGAGAGACTTCCCCTCAAGCAAGATTCCTAAGACAATAGCAACATGAGATTAGGTaataaggaaactgattatgaacaTTGAACTGACAAATagaagaagcagcatgaaaacagaGGAAGAGTTAGCTTACCATTCATAGTGTTCAGAGCTTTCTTTGCTTCTTCAGGACTTGAAAAACACACAAATCCAAAGCTTCTACTTACCCCATTATCATGCCGCATCACTTTTGCTGAAATTATCTTTCCACAGGTACTGAATATTTCTCGTAATTTGTTATCATCAACGTGTACATCAAGATTCTTCACATACACATTTGATAATTTCAACTTTTCAATACGGTTGTTGAAAATATCCTTATATTCATGTTGTAATATCTTTATTCTCTCAGCTTTCTTTTGGGCTCTTCCCACAAACAAAGTCCTGGAACCTGTTTCACAAATCATTTCATTTGTTATTAACTTAAATAATATGCAATGAATGGGTAAGTGAAACAAAGAGCAACACGTTCAAAAATCTACCTAGTAGAGAACCATTCAAAGCATCAAGAGCTTTCTTAGCACCTTCTGGTGAATCAAAGTTGACAAATCCAAAACCTCTTGATATCCCATCATGATCCTTCATGATGACAACACTAAAAACCTTCCCAAATACAGAAAACATGTTTTGAAGGGTATCCTCTGTCACATTATCAGCCAGATTTTTTACATAGAGATTTGTAAATTTTGATTCTTCATGAAGTGTGGCTCCTATCCTCTCACTTTTCTTGACGAATTTGGATACATACCTAATAAGAACATGTAATATAAagataaatcaaaataaaataaaaccagcCATTAAAAATCAACAATTATAACAAGATAGCCATTGAAAATAAACAAATGTGGAAAAGACAATCTGCCAATCCAAAAATGGTAGTAGAATTACCAATGGAAAAGAAAATACTAGCAAAGCACGTGTATAAGCGAGAAGTCTTGTTAGATCCATTTCTTAGAACAAAAAcaattaagaaataataattaattatggaTTGTAAGTTAAATAAATTGATGTAATGGATGTACGTGCATAAAAATATCATAATCTCTTCATCCCTGTTGGGTGGCTTAAAATTGCAGGGAATAAACAAAATTGAACTTCTGAGTTgtataatttgtttatgacaaaaACTCCAATTACCATACCAAAACACATGTTTTGCCATACTTGACCACTTTATGCAACTTTGATTTTCTAGAAACTGCAGCAACATAAAAGATCCAGTGCTTTTATATACTGGATTCCCATCAAGAAGGAAAAAAACCAAGCACCATGCAGTTCTGAATAACGAAGAAACATCATGCAATTCTAAACaatttgcctatatcttcttttgCTTTTTCCAGTGAACAAGAGGCCCGTTAATGAAAACCCATCATTCAAGGAAGCATAAAACAGCACAGAAGTAACgccaaaaataaaattgaaaaaaaagaaGACATCTAGCAGTCAAAAGAAATGGTAATTAAGGTAATAAAAGAAATGGAGAGATCAAGTAAATGGGACTCACAGTGTTTTTCCTTCAAGCATGGTATCATGGAGAGCGGTTCGTGCAGCCAAGGCAGAATCCTCTGAATCAAACTGGACAAATCCAAAACCTTTACTTCTGCCATTTTCTTCGACCACCTTGCAAGAAAGTATAGTCCCAAACTTGCAGAACATACTCTCCAAGCGAGCACTATCAATTGAAGAGTCTAGATTTTTCACAAAAAGATTGCCAATGCCACTCTTTCTTGCAAAAGGGTCCCTCTGCGACCACATTAACCTCATGGGTTTTCCCTTCAAGTACTTATGATTTAGTTTATGGAGAGCTTCAGATGCTGATGAAAATGGAAAAAGGAGCAAACtcccattagaaccaattttcaacCAGTACATCCCCCCCttcccaaaaataaataaataaataaaatccaaGGACTAAACATATAATTCTGAGGGTATATTAATAGAAAAACCAACCGTTCTACCAACAAAGACTAATGCAACTGATCATTTAGCCAGGCTTGAGATTTTGTTTTTTGAAAATCACAACAGCATAAGAGTAATTTTCAATTTTCCTAACTTTCACCAGCATTCAAACTTGGTTACTTAACCGCAGTGGAGTCCAAGGAATTAGAGTTCACCAAACGAAACAGAAAATACAGACATCATCACATTAATAAGGAAGAGAAGCAAAAGTGCACAACCCTTCATGAACAGGAAGACAACCTATAGTTTGCAATACCATATCAACATGAGCCAAAAATACCAATATAATCATGTCTAATATATGAACCAGGACATCAAAATGGAGACGTTAATACATGCAGAATGGTGAAGTTTCTGTATCTAATTGTGCTTAGAGGTTGACTTTGAGAGCTAAAAGCAATGTCATCGgagcaaaaaaagaaaaaaaaatgtagggGAAAAGTAAATCATATTCATATGCAGAGACCTACAGGGAGAGAAACATAGAGAGATAAAAGATAGTGCAAAAGATGATGGTACAGTacatagagagggagagagagagagagagagagagagagagtcgagAAACAAATCTCAGAACCAAAATTAAGCTATAATATACGCGACATGCAGAGAGGGAAGAAAACATTACAATAGCCTACCCCATTAAAATTCACACTCACATAGAGAGAAATTTCAGAGTAAAGCAAAGACTGAAAAGAAGATGAAAAGTATCAAAACATCACAACGGGGAAAAAAGAAAAACCCATGAATCAAACAAAAATGCATACATTGAAAAATTCTGAGGAAACGATTCAGAAGATGAAATACAGTCTCACAAAAGCACACTTCCCTAATTCCAATCACGAAACCGAGGAAGTGAGAAGAAGCGCAGAAATAGAAATATCAGAGGAAAAGTTTTTAGATAAACAGAGCTATAATCTGTACCCAAAACTACATGAAAGAGAACAAATGCATATGTAGAAATAGAGAGAGATTCTTTCCACAGAAACTGATAGATAAATAGAACTTCAACAGTTTGAAAGTCCAGAAAGAACTAAAGATCACAACAATACATACGTACAATAGAGATATGAAAGAAAAGCTACAAGAAATGGTTTTttgaaaaagaaagagagaaaacatAAAAACCACCagtaaaaaaaaaacccaaaaccCAAATCTCCATATTTGAAGAAACAAAAACCAAGATCCCCCAAAATTTTCATACATGCATCAACCTAAATGTATACACAAAGAGAGAGTATAAAAGTTCGTAGAAAGAGTAACAGAGAAACAACCAAGAATCCAAGAAATTCCTTTCGTACTGAGAATGTAGCGATAATGGATTATACCTTGGTTGTGAGAGTAGAAGTTGACATAGCCATAACAAAGAGACTTGCCGGTGAAAGCGCAACGGCAGAGCCGAAGGTTGAAAAAGGGACACACGGAGCAAAACGCAGTTTTCAGGTCCATTTCTGTGACTTCAGGGTCCAAATCACCCACGTACAGCGACCTTCTTTGTCTCAGGTCCCCCGGAGACTGCAGTGACGGTGCCGCCACCATTGATTTTCTTGCTTTCAaagcaaagaaagaaagagagagagagagagagagagagagagagagaagggtgaGAGGGAAGgattttagagagagagagagagagagagagagaaagaagggTGAGAGGCAAGGATTTTTGCTTTCTGAGGgaacagagagagagaggagggaaATTTTGTTTGTTATAACGGTGCGCTACTGAGCTCTCAGCGTGTTCTTTTGTAGGTGTGAGTGAATAAGTACTCGCTCCAAGTAGGAGAAACTCGGGGTACTCGCTATCAGAAAATGCAAAGTGTACCAAGGTGGCCCCACCAGGATTTTCTTTTAGGTGCCGAACGATGTCGTTTCGAAGATGGCATTCTTGAGGGGAATTGAAGGGGAAAAAGAATCGAAAAGTTGAAACTCAAGGCCTGTGACTTCGATTTCAGCCACTCTAGCAACGTCGCTGTGCATGGTGACTACCAAGGAGGTCTCCGAGACCTCAGCTTCATGTCGCCATCTTCAGTTGGCTGTTTCCACACCGACAAGTGAGATACGCACTAGTAACTCCTTGGCTCGAGAAAACACAGGCAACTCCTTTGTAATGCCTGTGTGGGTCAATCGACTATCTTCTTACTCCTCTGGTTATCACATGCTTTTCAGCAGCAACAGACTGTTTAGGCAGCTTCAAGTGTCTTCACGATTCGTGGGGTGAAATCCGTAACCAGTAAAACACCGTTGGATTTCGTCGAGTAATATAAAATGGatacatcataaagaacattatgAAACCCTTCACAAGGGTCATTGCAAAGTTCACACTTCACGGTGTAAACTTAGAGAGCAAGTAGGGAGAAAAAATGGGCCTTTTCAATACCTATGACCCTAAGCAACTTCAACATGTATTAAGTAGAAATCAGACAGTAGAACCAATTCATATGACAACTTTATGTATCAGTAGATACAATTTTGGTTACTGTTTTATAACTTTCCCATTTCATCTTTTCACAAATTTGGCTGTGTTTGACTTCATGCCTGATGAAAGGAAAAAGACTGTTATCTTTTGGACCCCCAATGGAATTTATTTCAACTCAAATTTGTGTGCTTTAATCCATGAAGCACCCCTTCAAATGGTAATCCCCAAGAAGGCAAAATGCTCCAACTGACTTCTAGTTATAATCCAAATTGAACAATCAATGTGCAGAAAGTGATATTGAGAGAAAAAATATAGAAATATTATTCATTCAAAAATCTTAATCTCTAGTATAAGATGTGTTATGGCTGATTAAGCTTGTAACTAAAAACATTTTATCATTCATTTACAATGCTTCCATTTTGTGCAATTCGTTCCTATGGCATGATGCATTTACACTGACCAGGAGTATCCATAAACAGGCAATGAGGTGAGATTATTGGGAGGTTGTGCGTCGAAAAGCCTCAAATGAACCAAGTGATGTTGCTTTTCTATGAAAATTTCTTGTTCTAGAGTCCTTCAGAACTTCGGCCATCTTCAACAATTCAGATTTCTCTGGAATATGGATCTTGGTCTAGTTGATTTTCTGGTGACAAATCACTAGCAGTTATCCTACCTGACAAAAATTTCCTATGCCCAGAAGAGGATCCAGAGTGACTATTTCTCCTACCAATTTCGATATCCTTTGTTTCATACATATTTGCACTCTTCAGTCTTCGGATTGTAAGGAAGCATTAATTCTCAATTAAACAAGATCAACTTTAACTAAGTATGGAATggtgataattaaaataaaattatttattaaattacctCAAATTGCTTGTGGAATTTTCTAACCACCGGATTGGGTTGTAGCAAACCACCAGTCGTCCAGATGTCCGGCTTCTGATGGTATCCACACAGACCGGTTGTGAGGAAATTCTCCAAGACACTCTTAGAGAATATATTGGGAGTTTTATGAGTGCTAGCTCTTTTCTAACTTATGTAGAATGGAAGACAAGCTTCCCTATTTATAGGAAACAACttcttttaattataaatttaaccttttaaatttgttaattataaattGACCCCTTATAGGAATTATAATTTACATAATTAATTCCTATAATTTTAGAAACTTTAAATTAAGTCTATACTTAATTATTAGGACA contains these protein-coding regions:
- the LOC131177619 gene encoding GDSL esterase/lipase APG-like; amino-acid sequence: MDIYSREAVAMVLALAFALLNGGFAQDPLVPAIITFGDSAVDVGNNDYLPTIFKANYPPYGRDFVNQKPTGRFCNGKLATDITAETLGFKTYPPAYLSPDASGKNLLIGANFASAASGYDENAAKLNHAIPLSQQLQFFNEYKSKLAQVAGSNQTESIIKGALYLLSAGSSDFLQNYYVNPLINKVYTPDQYGSLLVSAFTSFVKDLYGFGARRLGVTSLPPLGCLPAARTLFGFQESGCISRINTDAQQFNKKINSAVASLQKQLPDLRIVVFDIFKPLYDLVKTPSANGFVEARRGCCGTGTVETTSLLCNPKSPGTCPNATQYVFWDSVHPSQAANQVLADALIVQGFALL
- the LOC131177620 gene encoding uncharacterized protein LOC131177620, yielding MVAAPSLQSPGDLRQRRSLYVGDLDPEVTEMDLKTAFCSVCPFFNLRLCRCAFTGKSLCYGYVNFYSHNQASEALHKLNHKYLKGKPMRLMWSQRDPFARKSGIGNLFVKNLDSSIDSARLESMFCKFGTILSCKVVEENGRSKGFGFVQFDSEDSALAARTALHDTMLEGKTLYVSKFVKKSERIGATLHEESKFTNLYVKNLADNVTEDTLQNMFSVFGKVFSVVIMKDHDGISRGFGFVNFDSPEGAKKALDALNGSLLGSRTLFVGRAQKKAERIKILQHEYKDIFNNRIEKLKLSNVYVKNLDVHVDDNKLREIFSTCGKIISAKVMRHDNGVSRSFGFVCFSSPEEAKKALNTMNGILLEGKSLYVAVAHCKKFCHPELEKYFAACRSLSSYPSNCNVIAPSIGPVYYNLSTFHPPIPFLQNPISFQNFGANMGVQYPLGAENYQQQFCSYSVKRAISHFRDRDLNYGHVGIQNFGHSKRQNKKGGGTGSTCRGSKATRCFAAAKSPENSKKDVGNCLHPFVENLQPECAGNMPGMLLEANVLQVDRAAQVLKEANALNSADIGAILPKSARCLSY